From the Acidimicrobiales bacterium genome, one window contains:
- a CDS encoding HAD-IB family hydrolase, with amino-acid sequence MSAGAAFFDLDRTLLKGPSGPAINESVAEAGLTGGRRLPGEALLFGIYNLMGETLPSMALTRSAALMARGWPADVVRQAGKAAAERLEPLVSPYARLLLADHRRAGHPLVMATTTPYDLVAPLAERLGFDDIVATRYAEQDGVYTGRLVDGFVWSRGKLTAVRRWARHAGVSLEESFAYSDSVYDLPLLSAVGHPHAVNPDLRLLPLALLQRWPVLHLDVPPGVPKIMGMEPLDLMRLVVHPQLLPFVRLDIGDVSHIPDHGPAVLVANHRSYFDVVALGLTVLKSGRPLRYLGKKEVFDAPVIGPMAKAMGGIRVERGSGSDQPLLEAARALEAGELVAIQPQGTIPRGRDFFHPVLKGRTGAARLAAMTGAPVIPIGLWGTEAVWPRSSRIPNLTNVLHPPAVRTRVGRPVRLELVDAEADTERIMAAIVDLLPPEARLPREPTTEEIARALPAGHQKETAAPGREPNARAGTGRRGGTAPAKAARNRATKRAPTIT; translated from the coding sequence ATGAGCGCGGGGGCCGCCTTCTTCGACCTGGATCGCACGCTCCTCAAGGGCCCGAGCGGACCGGCGATCAACGAGTCCGTCGCCGAGGCGGGCCTGACCGGCGGCCGACGGCTCCCGGGCGAGGCGCTGCTGTTCGGCATCTACAACCTCATGGGGGAGACCCTGCCGTCCATGGCGCTGACGAGGAGCGCGGCGCTGATGGCCCGCGGCTGGCCGGCCGATGTCGTCCGCCAGGCGGGCAAGGCGGCCGCCGAGCGCCTGGAGCCTCTCGTCAGCCCGTACGCCCGGCTCCTGCTGGCCGACCACCGGCGCGCCGGCCACCCCCTCGTCATGGCCACGACGACGCCGTACGACCTGGTCGCGCCGCTGGCCGAGCGCCTCGGCTTCGATGACATCGTTGCGACCCGCTACGCCGAGCAGGACGGCGTGTACACCGGCCGGCTGGTCGATGGCTTTGTGTGGTCTCGGGGCAAGCTCACCGCCGTCAGGCGCTGGGCGCGCCACGCGGGAGTCTCCCTCGAGGAGAGCTTCGCGTACTCCGACAGCGTGTACGACCTTCCGCTGCTCTCGGCGGTCGGTCACCCTCATGCCGTGAACCCTGATCTCCGCCTGCTGCCGCTGGCCCTGCTCCAGCGCTGGCCCGTGCTCCACCTGGACGTGCCCCCGGGGGTGCCGAAGATCATGGGCATGGAGCCCCTCGATCTCATGCGACTGGTCGTGCACCCGCAGCTGCTGCCGTTCGTCCGGCTCGACATCGGCGACGTGAGCCACATTCCCGACCACGGACCAGCGGTGCTCGTTGCCAATCACCGCAGCTATTTCGACGTGGTAGCGCTCGGCCTCACCGTGCTGAAGAGCGGGCGCCCGCTTCGCTATCTGGGCAAGAAGGAGGTCTTCGACGCGCCGGTGATCGGCCCCATGGCGAAGGCCATGGGGGGCATACGGGTCGAGCGCGGGAGCGGGTCGGACCAACCGCTGCTCGAGGCGGCCCGTGCGTTGGAGGCCGGCGAGCTCGTGGCCATCCAGCCTCAGGGAACCATCCCCCGCGGCCGCGACTTCTTCCATCCGGTGCTCAAGGGAAGGACGGGAGCCGCTCGCCTGGCCGCCATGACCGGCGCTCCCGTCATTCCCATCGGGCTCTGGGGAACCGAGGCGGTGTGGCCGCGCTCGTCCCGGATACCCAACCTGACGAACGTCCTGCATCCGCCCGCGGTGCGCACACGGGTGGGTCGCCCCGTGCGCCTCGAGCTGGTCGACGCCGAGGCCGACACCGAGCGCATCATGGCCGCCATCGTCGACCTTCTGCCGCCCGAGGCCCGCTTGCCGCGGGAGCCGACGACAGAGGAGATCGCCCGGGCCCTGCCCGCCGGTCATCAGAAGGAGACTGCCGCGCCCGGCCGGGAGCCCAACGCACGGGCTGGCACCGGTCGCCGAGGCGGCACCGCTCCCGCTAAAGCAGCCCGTAACAGAGCCACGAAGCGCGCGCCCACCATCACCTGA